From a single Hymenobacter sp. YIM 151500-1 genomic region:
- a CDS encoding AraC family transcriptional regulator encodes MEQEVIQLHRFEDRFAHEEPFNIRQIRASAQQIDQGHPLPPHRHDFYEICLFGKARGVHHIDWQPYPIQDRAVFVLSPEAVHLVDLQGEVDGYIICLHKGFVLASPDASLPTALAFFEQYSPFFTVAGPDFAGLQLTAEQLLREAASPAIGHEVMFRAYVQVLLIQLLRCRKLAQEEVAPAGKNQVHEKMVLFKALLEEHYKEHYSVQQYAARLALSTKQLNRLCKQSSGKTASALIQERLNAESKRLLYNTLLSIKEISFALGFREPSHFSHFFYKQNGLFPHFFREMMLNAKE; translated from the coding sequence TGCGCACGAGGAGCCGTTCAACATCCGGCAGATACGGGCCAGCGCCCAGCAAATCGACCAGGGGCACCCGCTGCCGCCGCACCGCCACGACTTCTACGAAATCTGCCTGTTCGGCAAAGCCCGCGGCGTACACCACATCGATTGGCAGCCCTACCCGATTCAGGATAGGGCGGTATTCGTGCTGTCGCCCGAGGCCGTGCACCTCGTTGACTTGCAGGGAGAAGTGGACGGCTACATTATCTGCCTGCACAAGGGTTTCGTCTTGGCCAGTCCCGATGCCAGCCTGCCCACCGCGCTGGCTTTCTTCGAGCAGTACAGCCCCTTTTTCACCGTAGCCGGCCCCGACTTTGCCGGCCTCCAGCTTACCGCCGAGCAGTTGCTGCGCGAGGCAGCCTCGCCGGCCATCGGCCACGAGGTCATGTTCAGAGCGTATGTGCAGGTGCTGCTTATTCAGCTGCTGCGATGCCGGAAGCTGGCCCAGGAAGAGGTAGCGCCGGCCGGCAAAAACCAGGTGCACGAAAAGATGGTCCTGTTCAAGGCCCTGCTCGAAGAGCATTACAAAGAGCACTACTCGGTGCAGCAATACGCCGCGCGCCTAGCCCTGTCGACCAAGCAGCTCAACCGGTTGTGCAAGCAAAGCAGCGGCAAAACGGCCAGCGCGCTTATTCAGGAGCGGCTGAATGCCGAGTCCAAGCGGCTGCTGTACAACACGCTGCTCAGCATCAAGGAAATTTCCTTTGCCTTAGGCTTCCGGGAGCCCTCCCACTTCAGCCACTTCTTCTACAAGCAAAACGGGCTGTTTCCGCACTTCTTCCGCGAGATGATGCTCAACGCGAAAGAATAA
- a CDS encoding reprolysin-like metallopeptidase: protein MKTPQLLLARIALLLFLVCTNAAWAQSTQALWRDLTTTAAQRAAQAPAIQPTKYRALQLDETGLRAVLSRSASRTAGTEGPSFVLDLPLADGSFMQFRVQEVAVMAPALAAKFPNIKTYSGYAVTNNTITIKADFTEKGFHAMILNPQGDDIFIDPFGTGSPGYYMSYYKKDFVKQTPVAPCATDEVPANIEKKAARKAPVSANRTLDRNLRTYRLAVAATYEYSQFHGGTKSGALSAIVTSINRVNGVFEKEVAVRMVLVGDNDKVVYTTSNDPYTNDDGGAMLTQNINTLNAVLGSGSYDIGHVFSTDGGGVAYFESVCASFKAGGVTGQSRPVGDPFDIDYVAHEIGHQFGASHTQNNDCNRDDTASFEPGSGTTIMSYAGICDPNVANQADAMFHAFSIQEMTTFISTKGGNGCAAKTLLANNIPTANAGNDYTIPRGTPFTLTGSATDADGTAGLTYSWEQMNNEEAPMPPSPTATVGPAFRVFLPTASPARTFPRLQDILSNTTPTWEVLSTVGRSYRFRLVVRDNNPGGGFTNYDETLVTVAGSAGPFRVTAPNTAVSWAANSTQTVTWDVAGSNAAPVNCATVNILLSTNGGTTFPITLAANVPNTGSATVTVPGNATTQARIKVEAVGNIFFDVSNANFTITTGGTTDNVATVYRDCPFSGASVSLPVGDYTLTQLRALGVRNNDLSSVRVNSGFEVALYDNDNFQGQFITVVSNTECLTARSFNDRTTSLRVRTAGVATFFQDCGFGGYSRALPAIGSYTTNQLAARGILNNDLSSLRVNSGFTVVLFDGDNLTGDSLTVTTENSCLVDAGWNDRVSSIKVRTTSTTQALSSVQVYPNPVADKLYLTSAKVLAGGHYRILNGWGKPLASGPLAQDGVSVAALPAGMYTLVVVDKDGHTIARRFVK, encoded by the coding sequence GTGAAAACACCACAACTACTACTTGCCCGAATTGCCTTACTGCTGTTTCTGGTCTGCACAAACGCCGCCTGGGCGCAAAGCACGCAAGCTTTGTGGCGGGACCTGACTACCACCGCGGCCCAAAGAGCCGCGCAAGCGCCAGCCATTCAGCCCACCAAGTACCGGGCGCTGCAGCTCGATGAGACCGGGCTGCGAGCCGTACTGAGCCGCAGCGCCTCCCGCACCGCCGGCACGGAAGGTCCGAGCTTTGTGCTGGATCTGCCCTTGGCCGATGGCTCGTTTATGCAGTTTCGGGTGCAGGAAGTGGCCGTGATGGCGCCAGCATTGGCCGCCAAGTTTCCGAATATAAAAACGTACTCGGGCTACGCAGTTACTAACAATACTATTACTATCAAAGCTGATTTCACTGAAAAAGGATTTCACGCCATGATATTGAACCCGCAGGGGGACGATATTTTTATTGATCCTTTCGGCACGGGCTCTCCGGGGTATTACATGAGTTATTACAAAAAGGATTTTGTAAAACAGACGCCCGTTGCACCTTGCGCCACCGATGAAGTGCCCGCCAACATCGAAAAAAAAGCGGCCCGCAAAGCACCCGTAAGCGCCAATAGAACGCTGGATAGAAATCTAAGAACGTACCGGCTGGCAGTAGCCGCCACTTACGAGTACTCCCAGTTTCACGGCGGCACCAAGTCCGGGGCGTTGTCCGCTATTGTCACCTCTATAAACCGCGTAAACGGGGTATTTGAGAAGGAAGTGGCCGTGCGGATGGTGCTGGTCGGCGACAATGACAAAGTGGTGTACACGACCAGCAACGACCCGTATACCAACGACGACGGCGGGGCCATGCTCACGCAAAATATCAACACCCTCAACGCGGTGCTTGGCTCCGGCAGCTACGACATTGGGCACGTGTTCAGCACCGACGGCGGGGGCGTGGCCTACTTTGAAAGCGTGTGCGCCAGCTTCAAAGCCGGTGGGGTAACGGGCCAATCCAGGCCAGTAGGCGACCCGTTCGACATTGATTATGTGGCCCACGAAATCGGCCACCAGTTTGGGGCCAGCCACACCCAGAACAACGACTGCAACCGCGACGATACGGCGTCCTTTGAGCCGGGCTCGGGAACCACCATTATGTCGTACGCCGGCATTTGCGACCCGAACGTAGCCAACCAGGCTGACGCCATGTTCCATGCCTTCAGCATTCAGGAAATGACCACCTTCATCAGCACCAAGGGTGGCAACGGCTGCGCTGCTAAAACCCTGCTGGCCAACAACATTCCTACGGCCAACGCCGGCAACGACTACACGATTCCGCGCGGCACGCCCTTCACCCTGACCGGCTCGGCCACCGACGCCGACGGCACTGCGGGCCTCACCTACAGCTGGGAGCAGATGAACAACGAGGAAGCTCCCATGCCGCCTTCCCCCACTGCCACCGTCGGGCCGGCCTTCCGGGTGTTTCTGCCAACGGCTTCTCCGGCGCGCACTTTCCCTCGCCTGCAAGACATTCTCAGCAACACTACGCCCACCTGGGAGGTGCTTTCCACGGTCGGCAGATCGTACCGGTTCCGGCTGGTGGTGCGGGATAACAACCCGGGGGGCGGCTTCACAAACTATGATGAAACCCTCGTAACGGTGGCTGGCAGCGCCGGTCCGTTTCGGGTGACGGCGCCCAACACGGCCGTAAGCTGGGCGGCCAACTCAACCCAGACTGTAACCTGGGATGTGGCCGGCAGCAACGCCGCGCCCGTGAACTGCGCCACCGTGAACATTCTGCTGTCGACGAATGGTGGCACTACGTTCCCGATAACCCTGGCCGCCAATGTTCCCAATACCGGCTCGGCCACCGTTACTGTTCCCGGCAATGCCACCACCCAGGCCCGGATAAAAGTGGAAGCGGTGGGCAACATCTTCTTCGACGTCTCGAACGCCAATTTTACCATCACCACGGGCGGCACAACTGACAACGTAGCAACCGTGTACCGCGACTGTCCCTTCTCGGGGGCGTCGGTGTCCCTGCCCGTGGGCGACTACACCCTGACGCAGCTACGGGCCCTGGGCGTGCGCAACAACGACCTCTCTTCGGTGCGCGTGAACAGCGGGTTTGAAGTTGCCCTCTACGACAACGACAACTTCCAGGGCCAGTTCATTACCGTCGTCAGCAACACCGAGTGCCTGACGGCGCGCAGCTTCAACGACCGCACCACCTCCCTGCGCGTGCGCACCGCGGGCGTGGCCACCTTCTTCCAGGACTGCGGCTTCGGCGGCTACTCCAGGGCCTTGCCGGCCATCGGCAGCTACACCACCAACCAGCTGGCGGCGCGCGGCATCCTCAACAACGACCTTTCCTCGCTGCGCGTGAACAGTGGCTTTACCGTGGTGCTGTTTGACGGCGACAACTTAACCGGGGACTCGCTCACGGTGACGACCGAGAACAGCTGCCTGGTGGACGCGGGCTGGAACGACCGGGTGTCGTCGATTAAAGTGCGGACCACGAGCACCACCCAGGCGCTCAGCAGCGTGCAGGTCTACCCTAACCCGGTGGCCGACAAGCTCTACCTGACTTCGGCGAAGGTGCTGGCGGGCGGCCACTACCGCATTCTGAACGGCTGGGGCAAGCCCCTGGCCAGCGGCCCACTAGCCCAGGACGGGGTGAGCGTGGCGGCCCTGCCGGCAGGGATGTACACGCTGGTGGTGGTAGACAAAGACGGGCATACCATAGCGCGCCGCTTCGTGAAGTAG